A section of the Salvelinus sp. IW2-2015 linkage group LG7, ASM291031v2, whole genome shotgun sequence genome encodes:
- the LOC111966737 gene encoding telomere zinc finger-associated protein isoform X2, which produces MHTKVSSNHAQRVLSFLNEQRSLSSFCDAKLTVGGGGRVYNAHRNILACFSGRFQESEPTTTMVKEVSLPEEFPTDGLELLLDFFYTGELNLDSLNLENVRQAADSLCVPDALALCQQFATEGTVSPEGLQSACLLRHHFKPISAVTYVETKVTLKRGRPPKKRGRPKKSQTPSSGSSKKDRLEATATTTAITTRSGSRVKASRCPLGEGPGVRLLLHGETTSRGTPPLVISLKDRSDGAEEGQSLPQPSDTTEPLDEEDDDDDDDDDDGGGGGDLVEGVAEDTDEEYVPHALPSTSSSPKGRRKGPTKAVNKENGERAAKGSTKGSVQCPTCNKTFLSKYYLKVHNRCHTGEKPFPCSKCGRRYYRKENLMDHQARNCNCGEKIKAVHNCLQCHMSFDRLGDLRLHTVSHTGEMPNKCTSCSEQFMHKKDLRSHEIKIHGAPKPHACSLCSKAYLSKTELRLHEASKHRGEKLFVCEECDHRASSRHGLQMHIKAIHRNERPFVCEYCNRAFTQKANLNMHLRVHTGEKPHQCHLCGKTFRTQASLDKHHRTHTGERPYSCEFCNQRFTEKGPMLRHVASKHQEDRPHCCKICGKTFKAIEQLHVHVRRHQGMRKFECEKCGYKFTRQAHLRRHVQVHTRTENYNPRERKLRNLIVKDVGLPDETSPSQIPPTEKETPEGPAPVSGPSVPVSVPVSGPIPGPGTVLGASDILRVVIQPLTEEVVSSQGQMEVGFTQVGVAQGHGQVDVMSISQGLTLAAHSFNVTDVMEQTLLVADYPIPETTVELEDIQEDPPAKSKA; this is translated from the exons ATGCATACGAAGGTGAGTAGCAACCATGCCCAACGGGTTTTGTCCTTTCTGAATGAGCAGAGGAGTCTCAGCTCGTTCTGTGATGCCAAGCTGACTgtaggaggaggtgggagggtgTACAATGCCCATCGCAATATCCTGGCCTGTTTCAGTGGGCGGTTCCAGGAGTCCGAGCCAACCACCACCATGGTTAAGGAGGTCTCCCTCCCAGAGGAGTTCCCCACTGATGGCCTGGAACTGCTTCTAGACTTTTTCTATACAGGGGAGTTAAACCTTGACTCTCTGAATCTGGAGAATGTGCGACAGGCTGCAGACAGCTTATGTGTACCAGATGCGCTCGCACTTTGTCAGCAGTTTGCCACAGAAGGGACAGTTTCTCCAGAAGGACTGCAGTCTGCATGTCTTCTGAGACATCATTTTAAGCCAATCTCAGCTGTAACTTATGTGGAAACCAAGGTCACCCTAAAAAGAGGGAGGCCCCCTAAAAAAAGAGGGAGGCCCAAAAAATCCCAAACCCCTAGTAGCGGCTCAAGTAAGAAGGATCGTCTGGAAGCTACCGCCACCACAACTGCCATCACAACTCGCTCTGGGAGTAGGGTGAAGGCCTCCAGATGCCCGCTTGGAGAGGGCCCCGGTGTGCGTCTCCTGCTCCATGGGGAGACCACTAGCAGGGGGACTCCACCACTAGTTATTAGCCTAAAGGATAGGAGTGATGGGGCTGAGGAGGGACAAAGCCTCCCTCAGCCTTCAGATACAACAGAG CCTCTTGATGAAgaagacgatgatgatgatgatgatgatgatgatggcggtggtggtggtgatttGGTGGAGGGGGTAGCTGAGGACACTGATGAAGAGTATGTGCCCCATGCCCTGCCGTCTACCTCCTCCAGCCCCAAAGGCAGACGTAAAGGACCAACCAAAGCTGTCAATAAAGAGAACGGTGAACGGGCAGCCAAGGGGTCTACAAAGGGCTCTGTTCAGTGCCCCACCTGCAATAAGACCTTCCTCAGCAAGTATTACCTCAAAGTACACAACAG GTGTCATACAGGTGAGAAGCCCTTTCCATGCTCAAAGTGTGGGAGGAGGTACTACAGGAAGGAGAATCTGATGGACCACCAGGCCAGAAACTGCAACTGTGGTGAAAAAATAAAAGCG GTACACAACTGCCTTCAATGCCACATGTCATTTGACAGATTGGGGGATCTACGTCTGCACACGGTCTCCCATACAGGGGAAATGCCCAATAAG TGTACGTCATGCTCGGAACAGTTCATGCATAAAAAAGATTTAAGAAGTCATGAAATCAAAATCCACGGTGCACCCAAACCACATGCA TGCTCTCTGTGCAGCAAAGCATACCTGTCTAAAACAGAGCTGCGTCTGCATGAGGCGTCCAAGCATCGTGGCGAGAAGCTCTTTGTGTGTGAGGAGTGTGACCATCGAGCCTCCAGCCGACACGGCCTGCAGATGCATATCAAAGCAATTCACAG AAACGAGCGTCCATTTGTGTGTGAGTACTGCAACCGTGCGTTCACCCAGAAGGCTAACCTTAACATGCACTTGCGggttcacactggagagaagccccaTCAGTGCCACCTCTGTGGGAAGACCTTCCGGACACAAG CCAGTCTTGACAAGCACCACCGCACCCACACGGGAGAGCGTCCTTACAGCTGTGAGTTCTGTAACCAGCGCTTCACAGAGAAAGGACCAATGCTCCGCCATGTTGCCAGCAAGCACCAGGAGGACCGCCCTCACTGTTGCAAGATATGTGGCAAGACCTTCAAGG CCATCGAGCAGCTCCACGTACATGTGCGTCGCCATCAGGGCATGAGGAAGTTTGAGTGCGAAAAGTGTGGCTACAAGTTTACCAGACAG GCTCACTTACGGCGTCATGTTCAGGTCCACACCCGTACAGAGAACTACAATCCACGGGAGAGAAAGCTACGGAACCTGATAGTGAAGGATGTGGGGTTGCCGGATGAGACTAGCCCCTCACAGATACCACCCACTGAGAAGGAGACACCCGAGGGGCCAGCGCCTGTCTCTGGACCCAGTGTCCcagtctctgttcctgtctctggaCCTATACCTGGACCTGGAACTGTACTAGGAGCCAGTGACATCCTCAGGGTGGTGATCCAGCCCCTTACAGAGGAGGTGGTGTCCAGCCAAGGGCAGATGGAGGTGGGCTTTACCCAGGTTGGGGTGGCACAGGGACATGGCCAGGTGGATGTGATGTCCATCAGCCAGGGTTTGACTTTGGCGGCGCATAGCTTCAATGTGACAGATGTGATGGAGCAGACTCTCCTGGTCGCAGATTACCCCATCCCTGAGACCACGGTGGAGCTGGAGGACATACAGGAGGATCCTCCTGCTAAGAGCAAGGCCTGA
- the LOC111966735 gene encoding kelch-like protein 21 yields MEGGVMEREVMSEKPVMQTQPSTLPFFDTAHAFNLLRGIHELRAERKFFDVTLCAEGREFHCHRTVLAAASTYFRAMFAGTLRESAMDRVVLHEVSAELLGLLVDFCYTGRVTVTQDNVDLLLKTADLFQFPSVKEACCAFLEQRLDVSNCLEIQDFAEAYACRDLAVSARRFVLKNIVDLAKGKDFERLPWKRLLEFVSDDALCVDKEETVYQIAVRWVKADLQRRLHYWPTLLEQVRLPFVRRFYLLAHVESDPLVYLSPSCLRMVSEARSFQSCEYDRHDRPCQRMRPRPSTGLAEILVVVGGCDQDCDELVTVDCYNPQTGQWRYLAEFPDHLGGGYSMAALGNDMYVTGGSDGSRLYDGVWRYNSSVNEWTEVSPMLKAREYHSSCVLRGQLYVVAPDSTERYDHALDCWEALPPMLHSMDNCSTTTCKGRLYAIGSMTTTGEDNMAIQCYDVDTNRWTLVNCGELPPWSFAPKTVTLNGLIYFVRDDSAEVDIYNPQKNEWDKISPMTQVHVGGSVAVLGGRLFVSGGYDNTFELSDMVEAYDPSTHTWTPAGRLPQPTFWHGSVSIFRQLMPAVSNAFEPIDLPEANSIHLHRHHRNQALHNHNLNQNHDVNPV; encoded by the exons atggagggaggagtgatggagagagaagtgaTGTCTGAGAAGCCAGTCATGCAGACACAGCCATCCACATTGCCCTTCTTCGACACGGCCCACGCCTTTAACCTGCTCCGGGGGATCCACGAACTCCGCGCAGAGCGCAAGTTCTTTGACGTCACGCTCTGCGCCGAGGGCCGCGAGTTCCACTGCCACCGGACTGTGTTGGCCGCAGCCAGCACCTACTTCAGGGCCATGTTCGCCGGGACACTGAGAGAGAGCGCCATGGACCGTGTGGTCCTTCACGAGGTGTCTGCTGAACTACTGGGCCTGCTGGTGGACTTCTGTTATACAGGCCGAGTCACAGTCACCCAGGATAATGTAGACCTCCTGCTGAAGACGGCCGACCTGTTCCAGTTCCCCTCCGTTAAAGAGGCCTGCTGTGCCTTCTTGGAGCAGAGATTAGACGTCTCCAACTGCCTGGAGATCCAGGACTTTGCAGAGGCCTACGCCTGCCGTGACTTGGCCGTCAGCGCCCGCCGCTTCGTCCTCAAGAACATTGTGGACCTAGCCAAAGGCAAGGACTTTGAGCGGTTGCCCTGGAAACGGCTGCTGGAATTCGTGTCGGACGATGCGCTGTGTGTGGACAAGGAGGAAACGGTCTATCAGATCGCGGTGCGCTGGGTCAAAGCAGACTTACAGAGGCGGCTCCACTACTGGCCCACGCTGCTGGAGCAGGTCAGACTACCCTTTGTACGTCGGTTCTATCTACTCGCCCACGTGGAAAGCGACCCCCTGGTTTACCTCTCCCCCTCCTGCCTGAGGATGGTGAGCGAGGCCCGGAGCTTCCAGTCGTGTGAGTACGACCGCCACGACAGACCCTGCCAACGCATGCGGCCACGGCCCTCAACCGGACTGGCTGAGATCCTGGTGGTGGTGGGAGGCTGTGACCAGGACTGTGACGAGCTGGTCACTGTGGACTGTTATAACCCTCAGACTGGACAGTGGCGCTACCTGGCCGAGTTCCCCGATCACCTGGGAGGGGGCTACAGTATGGCCGCCCTGGGCAATGATATGTATGTCACAG GAGGATCTGACGGTTCGCGTCTCTATGACGGCGTGTGGCGCTACAACTCCAGCGTTAACGAGTGGACCGAGGTGTCGCCAATGCTCAAAGCCCGGGAGTACCACAGTTCCTGTGTCCTCAGAGGTCAGCTGTATGTGGTGGCGCCAGACAGCACGGAGCGCTACGACCACGCGCTGGACTGCTGGGAGGCCCTGCCCCCCATGCTGCACTCCATGGACAACTGCTCCACCACCACCTGTAAGGGGCGTCTCTACGCCATCGGCTCCATGACCACAACAGGGGAGGACAACATGGCCATACAGTGTTACGATGTGGACACCAACCGCTGGACCCTGGTCAACTGTGGCGAGCTGCCACCGTGGTCTTTCGCTCCCAAGACGGTCACTCTCAATGGGCTCATCTACTTTGTCAG GGATGACTCGGCAGAGGTCGACATCTATAACCCTCAGAAGAATGAATGGGACAAGATCAGCCCCATGACACAG GTCCATGTAGGAGGCAGTGTGGCAGTCCTGGGTGGTCGTCTCTTTGTGTCTGGTGGCTATGACAACACATTTGAGCTGTCTGACATGGTGGAGGCCTACGACCCCTCCACCCATACCTGGACACCCGCAGGCCGCCTTCCCCAGCCCACCTTCTGGCATGGTAGTGTCAGCATCTTCCGCCAGCTCATGCCCGCCGTATCCAACGCTTTCGAACCCATCGACCTGCCCGAGGCTAACTCCATCCACCTGCACCGACACCACCGCAACCAGGCCCTGCACAACCACAACCTCAACCAGAACCACGACGTCAACCCAGTGTAA
- the LOC111966737 gene encoding telomere zinc finger-associated protein isoform X1: protein MHTKVSSNHAQRVLSFLNEQRSLSSFCDAKLTVGGGGRVYNAHRNILACFSGRFQESEPTTTMVKEVSLPEEFPTDGLELLLDFFYTGELNLDSLNLENVRQAADSLCVPDALALCQQFATEGTVSPEGLQSACLLRHHFKPISAVTYVETKVTLKRGRPPKKRGRPKKSQTPSSGSSKKDRLEATATTTAITTRSGSRVKASRCPLGEGPGVRLLLHGETTSRGTPPLVISLKDRSDGAEEGQSLPQPSDTTEVTDVFGSLVPDLSYKANSHLQPLDEEDDDDDDDDDDGGGGGDLVEGVAEDTDEEYVPHALPSTSSSPKGRRKGPTKAVNKENGERAAKGSTKGSVQCPTCNKTFLSKYYLKVHNRCHTGEKPFPCSKCGRRYYRKENLMDHQARNCNCGEKIKAVHNCLQCHMSFDRLGDLRLHTVSHTGEMPNKCTSCSEQFMHKKDLRSHEIKIHGAPKPHACSLCSKAYLSKTELRLHEASKHRGEKLFVCEECDHRASSRHGLQMHIKAIHRNERPFVCEYCNRAFTQKANLNMHLRVHTGEKPHQCHLCGKTFRTQASLDKHHRTHTGERPYSCEFCNQRFTEKGPMLRHVASKHQEDRPHCCKICGKTFKAIEQLHVHVRRHQGMRKFECEKCGYKFTRQAHLRRHVQVHTRTENYNPRERKLRNLIVKDVGLPDETSPSQIPPTEKETPEGPAPVSGPSVPVSVPVSGPIPGPGTVLGASDILRVVIQPLTEEVVSSQGQMEVGFTQVGVAQGHGQVDVMSISQGLTLAAHSFNVTDVMEQTLLVADYPIPETTVELEDIQEDPPAKSKA, encoded by the exons ATGCATACGAAGGTGAGTAGCAACCATGCCCAACGGGTTTTGTCCTTTCTGAATGAGCAGAGGAGTCTCAGCTCGTTCTGTGATGCCAAGCTGACTgtaggaggaggtgggagggtgTACAATGCCCATCGCAATATCCTGGCCTGTTTCAGTGGGCGGTTCCAGGAGTCCGAGCCAACCACCACCATGGTTAAGGAGGTCTCCCTCCCAGAGGAGTTCCCCACTGATGGCCTGGAACTGCTTCTAGACTTTTTCTATACAGGGGAGTTAAACCTTGACTCTCTGAATCTGGAGAATGTGCGACAGGCTGCAGACAGCTTATGTGTACCAGATGCGCTCGCACTTTGTCAGCAGTTTGCCACAGAAGGGACAGTTTCTCCAGAAGGACTGCAGTCTGCATGTCTTCTGAGACATCATTTTAAGCCAATCTCAGCTGTAACTTATGTGGAAACCAAGGTCACCCTAAAAAGAGGGAGGCCCCCTAAAAAAAGAGGGAGGCCCAAAAAATCCCAAACCCCTAGTAGCGGCTCAAGTAAGAAGGATCGTCTGGAAGCTACCGCCACCACAACTGCCATCACAACTCGCTCTGGGAGTAGGGTGAAGGCCTCCAGATGCCCGCTTGGAGAGGGCCCCGGTGTGCGTCTCCTGCTCCATGGGGAGACCACTAGCAGGGGGACTCCACCACTAGTTATTAGCCTAAAGGATAGGAGTGATGGGGCTGAGGAGGGACAAAGCCTCCCTCAGCCTTCAGATACAACAGAG GTAACAGATGTGTTCGGCAGCCTTGTACCAGATTTGAGCTACAAAGCTAATTCTCATCTGCAGCCTCTTGATGAAgaagacgatgatgatgatgatgatgatgatgatggcggtggtggtggtgatttGGTGGAGGGGGTAGCTGAGGACACTGATGAAGAGTATGTGCCCCATGCCCTGCCGTCTACCTCCTCCAGCCCCAAAGGCAGACGTAAAGGACCAACCAAAGCTGTCAATAAAGAGAACGGTGAACGGGCAGCCAAGGGGTCTACAAAGGGCTCTGTTCAGTGCCCCACCTGCAATAAGACCTTCCTCAGCAAGTATTACCTCAAAGTACACAACAG GTGTCATACAGGTGAGAAGCCCTTTCCATGCTCAAAGTGTGGGAGGAGGTACTACAGGAAGGAGAATCTGATGGACCACCAGGCCAGAAACTGCAACTGTGGTGAAAAAATAAAAGCG GTACACAACTGCCTTCAATGCCACATGTCATTTGACAGATTGGGGGATCTACGTCTGCACACGGTCTCCCATACAGGGGAAATGCCCAATAAG TGTACGTCATGCTCGGAACAGTTCATGCATAAAAAAGATTTAAGAAGTCATGAAATCAAAATCCACGGTGCACCCAAACCACATGCA TGCTCTCTGTGCAGCAAAGCATACCTGTCTAAAACAGAGCTGCGTCTGCATGAGGCGTCCAAGCATCGTGGCGAGAAGCTCTTTGTGTGTGAGGAGTGTGACCATCGAGCCTCCAGCCGACACGGCCTGCAGATGCATATCAAAGCAATTCACAG AAACGAGCGTCCATTTGTGTGTGAGTACTGCAACCGTGCGTTCACCCAGAAGGCTAACCTTAACATGCACTTGCGggttcacactggagagaagccccaTCAGTGCCACCTCTGTGGGAAGACCTTCCGGACACAAG CCAGTCTTGACAAGCACCACCGCACCCACACGGGAGAGCGTCCTTACAGCTGTGAGTTCTGTAACCAGCGCTTCACAGAGAAAGGACCAATGCTCCGCCATGTTGCCAGCAAGCACCAGGAGGACCGCCCTCACTGTTGCAAGATATGTGGCAAGACCTTCAAGG CCATCGAGCAGCTCCACGTACATGTGCGTCGCCATCAGGGCATGAGGAAGTTTGAGTGCGAAAAGTGTGGCTACAAGTTTACCAGACAG GCTCACTTACGGCGTCATGTTCAGGTCCACACCCGTACAGAGAACTACAATCCACGGGAGAGAAAGCTACGGAACCTGATAGTGAAGGATGTGGGGTTGCCGGATGAGACTAGCCCCTCACAGATACCACCCACTGAGAAGGAGACACCCGAGGGGCCAGCGCCTGTCTCTGGACCCAGTGTCCcagtctctgttcctgtctctggaCCTATACCTGGACCTGGAACTGTACTAGGAGCCAGTGACATCCTCAGGGTGGTGATCCAGCCCCTTACAGAGGAGGTGGTGTCCAGCCAAGGGCAGATGGAGGTGGGCTTTACCCAGGTTGGGGTGGCACAGGGACATGGCCAGGTGGATGTGATGTCCATCAGCCAGGGTTTGACTTTGGCGGCGCATAGCTTCAATGTGACAGATGTGATGGAGCAGACTCTCCTGGTCGCAGATTACCCCATCCCTGAGACCACGGTGGAGCTGGAGGACATACAGGAGGATCCTCCTGCTAAGAGCAAGGCCTGA
- the LOC111966737 gene encoding telomere zinc finger-associated protein isoform X3, with amino-acid sequence MHTKVTDVFGSLVPDLSYKANSHLQPLDEEDDDDDDDDDDGGGGGDLVEGVAEDTDEEYVPHALPSTSSSPKGRRKGPTKAVNKENGERAAKGSTKGSVQCPTCNKTFLSKYYLKVHNRCHTGEKPFPCSKCGRRYYRKENLMDHQARNCNCGEKIKAVHNCLQCHMSFDRLGDLRLHTVSHTGEMPNKCTSCSEQFMHKKDLRSHEIKIHGAPKPHACSLCSKAYLSKTELRLHEASKHRGEKLFVCEECDHRASSRHGLQMHIKAIHRNERPFVCEYCNRAFTQKANLNMHLRVHTGEKPHQCHLCGKTFRTQASLDKHHRTHTGERPYSCEFCNQRFTEKGPMLRHVASKHQEDRPHCCKICGKTFKAIEQLHVHVRRHQGMRKFECEKCGYKFTRQAHLRRHVQVHTRTENYNPRERKLRNLIVKDVGLPDETSPSQIPPTEKETPEGPAPVSGPSVPVSVPVSGPIPGPGTVLGASDILRVVIQPLTEEVVSSQGQMEVGFTQVGVAQGHGQVDVMSISQGLTLAAHSFNVTDVMEQTLLVADYPIPETTVELEDIQEDPPAKSKA; translated from the exons ATGCATACGAAG GTAACAGATGTGTTCGGCAGCCTTGTACCAGATTTGAGCTACAAAGCTAATTCTCATCTGCAGCCTCTTGATGAAgaagacgatgatgatgatgatgatgatgatgatggcggtggtggtggtgatttGGTGGAGGGGGTAGCTGAGGACACTGATGAAGAGTATGTGCCCCATGCCCTGCCGTCTACCTCCTCCAGCCCCAAAGGCAGACGTAAAGGACCAACCAAAGCTGTCAATAAAGAGAACGGTGAACGGGCAGCCAAGGGGTCTACAAAGGGCTCTGTTCAGTGCCCCACCTGCAATAAGACCTTCCTCAGCAAGTATTACCTCAAAGTACACAACAG GTGTCATACAGGTGAGAAGCCCTTTCCATGCTCAAAGTGTGGGAGGAGGTACTACAGGAAGGAGAATCTGATGGACCACCAGGCCAGAAACTGCAACTGTGGTGAAAAAATAAAAGCG GTACACAACTGCCTTCAATGCCACATGTCATTTGACAGATTGGGGGATCTACGTCTGCACACGGTCTCCCATACAGGGGAAATGCCCAATAAG TGTACGTCATGCTCGGAACAGTTCATGCATAAAAAAGATTTAAGAAGTCATGAAATCAAAATCCACGGTGCACCCAAACCACATGCA TGCTCTCTGTGCAGCAAAGCATACCTGTCTAAAACAGAGCTGCGTCTGCATGAGGCGTCCAAGCATCGTGGCGAGAAGCTCTTTGTGTGTGAGGAGTGTGACCATCGAGCCTCCAGCCGACACGGCCTGCAGATGCATATCAAAGCAATTCACAG AAACGAGCGTCCATTTGTGTGTGAGTACTGCAACCGTGCGTTCACCCAGAAGGCTAACCTTAACATGCACTTGCGggttcacactggagagaagccccaTCAGTGCCACCTCTGTGGGAAGACCTTCCGGACACAAG CCAGTCTTGACAAGCACCACCGCACCCACACGGGAGAGCGTCCTTACAGCTGTGAGTTCTGTAACCAGCGCTTCACAGAGAAAGGACCAATGCTCCGCCATGTTGCCAGCAAGCACCAGGAGGACCGCCCTCACTGTTGCAAGATATGTGGCAAGACCTTCAAGG CCATCGAGCAGCTCCACGTACATGTGCGTCGCCATCAGGGCATGAGGAAGTTTGAGTGCGAAAAGTGTGGCTACAAGTTTACCAGACAG GCTCACTTACGGCGTCATGTTCAGGTCCACACCCGTACAGAGAACTACAATCCACGGGAGAGAAAGCTACGGAACCTGATAGTGAAGGATGTGGGGTTGCCGGATGAGACTAGCCCCTCACAGATACCACCCACTGAGAAGGAGACACCCGAGGGGCCAGCGCCTGTCTCTGGACCCAGTGTCCcagtctctgttcctgtctctggaCCTATACCTGGACCTGGAACTGTACTAGGAGCCAGTGACATCCTCAGGGTGGTGATCCAGCCCCTTACAGAGGAGGTGGTGTCCAGCCAAGGGCAGATGGAGGTGGGCTTTACCCAGGTTGGGGTGGCACAGGGACATGGCCAGGTGGATGTGATGTCCATCAGCCAGGGTTTGACTTTGGCGGCGCATAGCTTCAATGTGACAGATGTGATGGAGCAGACTCTCCTGGTCGCAGATTACCCCATCCCTGAGACCACGGTGGAGCTGGAGGACATACAGGAGGATCCTCCTGCTAAGAGCAAGGCCTGA
- the LOC111966737 gene encoding telomere zinc finger-associated protein isoform X4 — protein sequence MHTKPLDEEDDDDDDDDDDGGGGGDLVEGVAEDTDEEYVPHALPSTSSSPKGRRKGPTKAVNKENGERAAKGSTKGSVQCPTCNKTFLSKYYLKVHNRCHTGEKPFPCSKCGRRYYRKENLMDHQARNCNCGEKIKAVHNCLQCHMSFDRLGDLRLHTVSHTGEMPNKCTSCSEQFMHKKDLRSHEIKIHGAPKPHACSLCSKAYLSKTELRLHEASKHRGEKLFVCEECDHRASSRHGLQMHIKAIHRNERPFVCEYCNRAFTQKANLNMHLRVHTGEKPHQCHLCGKTFRTQASLDKHHRTHTGERPYSCEFCNQRFTEKGPMLRHVASKHQEDRPHCCKICGKTFKAIEQLHVHVRRHQGMRKFECEKCGYKFTRQAHLRRHVQVHTRTENYNPRERKLRNLIVKDVGLPDETSPSQIPPTEKETPEGPAPVSGPSVPVSVPVSGPIPGPGTVLGASDILRVVIQPLTEEVVSSQGQMEVGFTQVGVAQGHGQVDVMSISQGLTLAAHSFNVTDVMEQTLLVADYPIPETTVELEDIQEDPPAKSKA from the exons ATGCATACGAAG CCTCTTGATGAAgaagacgatgatgatgatgatgatgatgatgatggcggtggtggtggtgatttGGTGGAGGGGGTAGCTGAGGACACTGATGAAGAGTATGTGCCCCATGCCCTGCCGTCTACCTCCTCCAGCCCCAAAGGCAGACGTAAAGGACCAACCAAAGCTGTCAATAAAGAGAACGGTGAACGGGCAGCCAAGGGGTCTACAAAGGGCTCTGTTCAGTGCCCCACCTGCAATAAGACCTTCCTCAGCAAGTATTACCTCAAAGTACACAACAG GTGTCATACAGGTGAGAAGCCCTTTCCATGCTCAAAGTGTGGGAGGAGGTACTACAGGAAGGAGAATCTGATGGACCACCAGGCCAGAAACTGCAACTGTGGTGAAAAAATAAAAGCG GTACACAACTGCCTTCAATGCCACATGTCATTTGACAGATTGGGGGATCTACGTCTGCACACGGTCTCCCATACAGGGGAAATGCCCAATAAG TGTACGTCATGCTCGGAACAGTTCATGCATAAAAAAGATTTAAGAAGTCATGAAATCAAAATCCACGGTGCACCCAAACCACATGCA TGCTCTCTGTGCAGCAAAGCATACCTGTCTAAAACAGAGCTGCGTCTGCATGAGGCGTCCAAGCATCGTGGCGAGAAGCTCTTTGTGTGTGAGGAGTGTGACCATCGAGCCTCCAGCCGACACGGCCTGCAGATGCATATCAAAGCAATTCACAG AAACGAGCGTCCATTTGTGTGTGAGTACTGCAACCGTGCGTTCACCCAGAAGGCTAACCTTAACATGCACTTGCGggttcacactggagagaagccccaTCAGTGCCACCTCTGTGGGAAGACCTTCCGGACACAAG CCAGTCTTGACAAGCACCACCGCACCCACACGGGAGAGCGTCCTTACAGCTGTGAGTTCTGTAACCAGCGCTTCACAGAGAAAGGACCAATGCTCCGCCATGTTGCCAGCAAGCACCAGGAGGACCGCCCTCACTGTTGCAAGATATGTGGCAAGACCTTCAAGG CCATCGAGCAGCTCCACGTACATGTGCGTCGCCATCAGGGCATGAGGAAGTTTGAGTGCGAAAAGTGTGGCTACAAGTTTACCAGACAG GCTCACTTACGGCGTCATGTTCAGGTCCACACCCGTACAGAGAACTACAATCCACGGGAGAGAAAGCTACGGAACCTGATAGTGAAGGATGTGGGGTTGCCGGATGAGACTAGCCCCTCACAGATACCACCCACTGAGAAGGAGACACCCGAGGGGCCAGCGCCTGTCTCTGGACCCAGTGTCCcagtctctgttcctgtctctggaCCTATACCTGGACCTGGAACTGTACTAGGAGCCAGTGACATCCTCAGGGTGGTGATCCAGCCCCTTACAGAGGAGGTGGTGTCCAGCCAAGGGCAGATGGAGGTGGGCTTTACCCAGGTTGGGGTGGCACAGGGACATGGCCAGGTGGATGTGATGTCCATCAGCCAGGGTTTGACTTTGGCGGCGCATAGCTTCAATGTGACAGATGTGATGGAGCAGACTCTCCTGGTCGCAGATTACCCCATCCCTGAGACCACGGTGGAGCTGGAGGACATACAGGAGGATCCTCCTGCTAAGAGCAAGGCCTGA